One window of Elaeis guineensis isolate ETL-2024a chromosome 11, EG11, whole genome shotgun sequence genomic DNA carries:
- the LOC105049045 gene encoding protein EXORDIUM-like 5, giving the protein MPFPPLFPFFLSVVLLPALLQADITYPYHTLQQKQLLNLRQRSSAAGSGAAGTLPASKRYEGSSDLVDLRYHMGPVLSLPIRLYLIWYGRWTPALQLPIRDFLLSLSDASVAAPSAAQWWSTIALYADQTGANVSLSLSIAAEASDPAASRGYSLSRLSVQHLIADALAASSLPVDHRCGVYLVLTAPEIAMQDFCRAVCGFHYFTFPSLVGHTLPYAWVGHSGAQCPELCAYPFAVPGYMARGGVGAMRPPNGDVGTDGMVSVVAHELAELATNPLVNAWYAGGDPTAPTEIADLCEGIYGTGGGGGYTGQVSKDGQGRSYNINGRGGRRFLVQWVWSPLLKACVGPNAMD; this is encoded by the coding sequence ATGCCTTTCCCTCCTCTGTTCCCCTTCTTTCTATCTGTTGttctcctccctgctctcctccaGGCCGACATCACTTACCCTTATCATACACTGCAGCAGAAGCAACTACTTAACCTGCGCCAGCGCTCATCCGCCGCCGGCAGTGGCGCCGCGGGCACTCTGCCGGCTTCCAAGCGGTACGAGGGGTCCTCCGACCTGGTCGACCTCCGCTACCACATGGGCCCCGTCCTCTCGTTGCCCATAAGGCTTTATTTGATCTGGTACGGCCGGTGGACCCCGGCCCTCCAGCTCCCCATCCGGGacttcctcctctccctctccgacGCCTCCGTCGCCGCCCCCTCCGCCGCCCAATGGTGGTCCACCATCGCCCTCTACGCCGACCAGACCGGCGCCAacgtctccctctccctctccatcgCCGCTGAGGCCTCCGACCCCGCCGCATCCCGGGGCTACTCCCTCTCCCGCCTATCCGTCCAGCATCTCATCGCCGACGCCCTCGCCGCCTCATCCCTCCCCGTCGACCACCGCTGCGGCGTCTACCTCGTCCTGACTGCGCCGGAGATCGCCATGCAGGACTTCTGCCGCGCCGTCTGCGGCTTCCACTACTTCACCTTCCCCTCCCTGGTGGGCCACACGCTGCCCTACGCGTGGGTCGGCCACAGCGGGGCCCAGTGCCCGGAGTTGTGCGCGTACCCCTTTGCCGTCCCCGGCTACATGGCCAGGGGTGGGGTGGGCGCCATGCGGCCACCGAACGGCGACGTGGGGACGGACGGGATGGTGAGCGTGGTGGCGCACGAGCTGGCGGAGCTGGCGACGAACCCACTGGTGAATGCGTGGTACGCCGGCGGGGACCCCACGGCGCCGACGGAGATCGCCGACCTCTGCGAGGGGATTTACGGGACTGGCGGCGGCGGAGGTTACACGGGGCAGGTGAGCAAGGACGGGCAGGGGAGGAGCTACAACATCAACGGGAGGGGAGGGAGGAGGTTTCTGGTGCAGTGGGTGTGGAGTCCCCTGCTCAAGGCCTGTGTGGGACCCAATGCCATGGATTAA